The Acipenser ruthenus chromosome 15, fAciRut3.2 maternal haplotype, whole genome shotgun sequence genomic sequence AGCTGTCTCCCGGCTCCTCCTTTATACGTATGGCCAGGCTAAATTGTCAGTCAAGTTCCCTTTCCAATCAGGTTACACTTAAACCAGTCCAGTCATATTTTCACATTGCTGACTAGACTAGTCTGCTGGATGGGGAACTGGACATAATGTATTCCctaatacagtagaacctgtcttATCCAATtgaattggttccaggggtccatcggatATATAAAACGATCGTATCTCGGAGGGTATCGTTATATTacattgctttatttattaaAGCACGCATGCACAGTCTTGTTTCTGCTTTAACAGTCCAGTAATTACATGAATCCCTTGTTTCTTTAattgaacatggttaaactgggcagtgtGTTTCACGTTaagtgacagcatgtaaaaaggGAACCTGAATTCCCAAGCGCACCGTCTTTTTTTTGTACCTGCAAGTATAtagaaaaaagggaaataaaagaGAACCAAGTTTATATTTTATCGGGTTATGTTGACCCCCTGCCCACCCCAAAGCCACATTTTGCACACACAAGATGTAACATTATTCTGGCAGATGTAGCATTATTCTCCCCAGTGCACCCCGTTCTCCCAGAACAGTCTCCCCAGTGCACCCCATTCTCCCAGAAAAGCCTCCCCAATGCACCCCGTTCTCCTGAGAACAGCCTCCCCAGTGCACCCCATTCTCCCAGAACAGCCTCCCCAATGCACCCCGTTCTCCTGAGAACAGTCTCCCCAGTGCACCCCATTCTCCTGAGAACAGCCTCCCCAGTGCACCCCATTCTCCTGAGAACAGCCTCCTCAGTGCACCCCGTTCTCCCAGAACAGCCTCCTCAGTGCACCCCATTCTCCTGAGAACAGCCTCCTCAGTGCACCCCGTTCTCCTGAGAACAGCCTCCCCAGAGCACCCCATTGTCCCGCAGCACCAGCCTGCCTGCTCAGCTCACCCACACTGCTCCCTTTTTTACAGGACATGCAGATCACGGCTCACGAACTGAAGAATGTGCTCAACAGGGTTGTTTCAAAGCGTAAGTCAACAAATTATTACTATACCTGAAAATTAAATACACCTTGATTATAACATTAGGTTTCTTTGTAGTAGGTGGGTAGAGTTGATCTGCTTCCTGcatgcagggggctgtgtctccAGTGCTTGTTCTGTGTTTCAATGTGTGTCCCTCCTTTCAGACAAGGACCTGAAGACAGACGGGTTCAGGCTGGAGTCCTGCAGGAGCATGATCGCGCTCATGGATGTATCCGCAGTCCTACCTTGAGATAGAGTGCTACAGTGGAAAGCCACAAACCTACACAAATCCATATGGTCAAAGGCAATACCTTATTTAGCAAATAGTATTGCTTTAGATGAaactacagttatggccaaaagttttgcattactctatagtattaactaattttgcttcataaagtcaaatgaaacctgctgaataatgttacgttaacatagtgaattacataccgctttgtagttttccatatacttaatgaaaaactgacaaaaaatgtgacatgaaatactgcactactattatggcttccggtagactcatttggtagtttctttgatacaTGAGGTTAAATTAAAGATTAAAATTATATACgcctcagatataacgctcctacagcatgtccccaattccctatactagtgatttcatgcaatatttctacagtaaatacagtaccggtgttcagactgtaaacaacttctcagtctaactttcgtttctgtctctcccttttgatacagtatctgaactgaagaaaagctgcactggcactttataacacagacatcttcagcattcattttataactaaataaatattaggcctattacgtggttatttttcctaatgtatttacttttttgctgtgagaggagctgcaggtttcgcttcagccccgctccggcagccgaacctggggcgagcccattccctcgtcccctccccccctctcccgacccgctctccttctcgcacttggtttgcttgtctgttgcttcgaactgaagtcccgaccgccgtttagccaggctatttatagttaaAACGCTCATTAAAACGATccagcgttgattacatggtgctttatgcatggttaattcacagaaagttgtgtttttgcttcactatatgtgcattatagagagggagttattttattttgtattttagtcagatgtgtgttgtgtcccgcggcgccccccaccccctcccccgtttataacgctcttcggttacaaCGCTCATGTTGCGTGTCCCCCGAggcccgcgttatagcgaggcagcactgtgtatatatatatatatatatatatatatatatatatatagtattttctctatcctaaaattctaggtgatgctaaacttttggccatagctgtataggcTATTTATTAAGTGCTTATTctgctatatatgtatatatttatataaagaggGGCTAAGAGGTGGAGTGGGGTGAGCCTTTCACTTCAGCAACAGCACAGCTGGGTTTCTCTTCCCACGATAGCCTTCATTTCATTCAGAGCAGGGAGCGTGGTCTGGAAACACTCATAGGACAAATCGATTTCAATGTATTGTCATCCTGTTTAATTCTGCAGTGTAACCAGGAGGagtgaatacaaatataaaaacaagcagggTTGAGTTTAAACAATCGAAACATGTACACAGCAGGGGTGAAGCAGTGCATGTGCTGTTAGCACCGCCCTTACAAACACACAAGCACTGCTATAGAACAGCAGCACTGTGGTTTGGGGTTTGTGAAGCGTTTTGTTTTTCCTAACCCTGCTGGCGCTCAGACTGACGGCACAGGCAGACTGAACCTGCAGGAGTTCCACCACCTCTGGAACAAGATCAAGCAGTGGCAGGTAGGGGAGACGATCCACAAGGGGAAGCAGTGGCAGGTAGGGGAGATGATCCACAAGGGGAAGCAGTGGCAGGTAGGGGAGATGATCCACAAGGGGAAGCAGTGGCAGGTAGGGGAGATGATCCACAAGGGGGCGCAGTGGCAGGTAGGGGAGATGATCCACAAGGGGAAGCAGTGGCAGGTAGGGGAGACGATCCACAAGGGGGCGCAGTGGCAGGTAGGGGAGATGATCCACAAGGGGAAGCAGTGGCAGGTAGGGGAGATGATCCACAAGGGGGCGCAGTGGCAGGTAGGGGAGATGATCCACAAGGGGAAGCAGTGGCAGGTAGGGGAGATGATCCACAAGGGGAAGCAGTGGCAGGTAGGGGAGATGATCCACAAGGGGGCGCAGTGGCAGGTAGGGGAGATGATCCACAAAGGGGCGCAGTGGCAGGTAGGGGAGATGATCCACAAGGGGAAGCAGTGGCAGGTAGGGGAGATGATCCACAAGGGGGCGCAGTGGCAGGTAGGGGAGATGATCCACAAGGGGGCGCAGTGGCAGGTAGGGGAGATGATCCACAAGGGGGCGCAGTGGCAGGTAGGGGAGATGATCCACAAGGGGAAGCAGTGGCAGGTAGGGGAGATGATACACAAGGGGAAGCGGTGGCAGGTAGGGGAGATGATCCACAAGGTGAGGCAGTGGCAGAGTGTGGTCTGGTGCTCCGCTACTAGGCTGGTGTGGAGTCTCCTATTTTTGTTGAATTGTTAGAGATTGATGACGGTCTTCCAAAATATTGTATTCCTGGTCATTTTCCTGAAAAAGAGCTAAGAATATAGATATGTGCCCAAAATTGACTGATTCCGTGTCAGTCATCGATTGCCATTTAATCAGATTGATCTTCCTTCGTAACTGTGCTCAGATAGAGGCTATCAGTATTGATAACAATCACATTGAAATCAGGAAACCGAAGGTAAATTCAACCATGTTAGCAATTGCTGGCCAGTGTTGGTTAAACTCCAGTTTGTTTTCCAAGTGGTGATCACGCCTCCTCTTTCAGGGCACTTTCAAACATTACGATGCTGACCAGTCAGGAACCATCAGCAGCTATGAGATGCGCAATGCTGTCAATGATGCAGGTAAGCATGGGACTGGTATGGAAATATACAGGCGCTCTCCTGCGCTGCTCAAAGCGAGTGCTGAGAGACTCGGTAtgttgggtgagtaaaatgcaacattaccttgaagtcatgagtgctttcaataaatacagtgcatactTTAGATAACtgatggggtatgcattaactacaaccttacattgtaactatagcaaaaacttggtcttaaaaacaaagttattcttatttgctttattgaccacaaacaatatggctgtgaagcaaataaacacagaaacagagctgtttttttaattctaacgCTGCAGATGAAATATACTCAACgaaaggcctgcatgcacatactatatatttataaagaaacgataatattgtatttcttattgGTTgtcttgctatagcaatataaagcatccagaCTCTCTCCagacacagaatattgtatttataatatagATTTAGTTTacaggtaaattggtaggttaggtgaACAGAAATATTTCAATTAGAGTCCTTCCAATTCCACGTAGCACCATCTAGTGTGCAAAACACATACTGACCGGTTAAACAAATGCCACACGTGGTTCCTACTGAATGTAAGTATGCGGTTTTAcactaaaatgacatttaaaaacgaGCCTCGTTTCAGGATTCCGTCTCAATAACCAGCTGTATGACATCATCACCATGCGCTACGCGGACGAGAAGATGAACATCGACTTCGACAGTTTCATCTGCTGCCTGGTGCGGCTGGAGGGGATGTTCAGTAAGTTCTCTTCACTAAGGCTGACAGGGTTGGGTCCTCATTCGAAGCCCTTATGCACTGATAATGTCTGTCACACTGTAATAAGTGCCTTGAATTGTCCACAGATCTTCTCCAGACTTGCATCATAGAATCCTATGGACCTTTCTGATTTACTTGTGTTTAATCCCGTAAACTGCTAATGAACTGTCTTGCATTTACGATGACTTTCACTGGCCAGTATCTTCGCAGTAATGCTATAAATCAGATACCTgagaaaaaacatatttgcatACAGGTGCTTCTGCCAACTGCATGTTTTCACATTTTCATCTCTCACTGCAGTTACTTGTAATTAGATGACTTTTAACCCAGTTAGCTGGTATATCAATGTGAGCTGTCTGCCCCAGTGGCTCTGTCCTTTCTGTGTTGCTTTTCTGACTCATTCAATCTTATTTCAGGAGCATTCCAGGCCTTTGATAAGGACGGTGACGGAGTGATCAAGCTCTCTGTGCTGGAGGTAAGTCAAATGAATTGGTAACAAGCAACCATTTAAATACTATTGCTTAAAGTGTATGGAAGCCCAAGAGGGTTTTGAATGTATTTAATAATTGCATGGGAGGGTCATTCTAGCTTATGTACCAATTCTGGTGGTGTCTCCCCCATTTGGGGTTGATAACCAGATGTGATTGAGAAAAGTGTGCCAGGGCAGGTGTTAAAAATGTCCATTTTGATGATCGTTGACCTCATTCTTTTCCATGTGGAGGATGCTCTACACAAACAATGTTTCAAGGGCTTTCACGTATAAATGGTGTTTGAAGCTTTTCTTGGTCATTTATAGCACTGGATTTATTTATATCAGAGTGTTCTATGAATGGAACCTATTGGTTATGACATCACTTAATAAGTACACCCAGGGCTTCTATTTAAACTAGTGGATCTTAATATTGTGACAGGCTAGTAAAGCCATGATCAGTACCTCGCTTGCAGAGTTCCTGGAAAAACAATAGATTATATCTTATAGGACATGACGGTGCTGCGATGAGCATAATCACTGTTCATTTATTAGAAAGCAAGGTCCAGTCATTTATACGTAGGTTTGTAAGTACAGACCCTCCCCCATTTGCAGCTAAAcagcattgcatttttttaaaaatatgtatttattattttgttgacaGTTTTGTTTCTTCTTAAGTGTAATTGTCACTAGAAAATTGTATCCACAGCTTGCACAGTAAACGTGGAGATTTGTAGCTTTTGGAAAGCCATATTTAAAAGACTTTTTTAATCATAACGTAATGTATTCTATTTTATAATAACATGGAGGTGAATCTTGTCTATTCAGACAAACATAGCATTCGAACATTTTCAGCCATTCCCAGAATCTGAATTAGCCCCCAGTGTCCTTTGTTCTTGGAGTGCCAGTGAAGTAGATTGTAACGCTTTTCCTCTCTTGTTTGTGTGCAGTGGCTGCAGCTGACCATGTACGCCTAGACTGCAGGGAGCAGCGTGTGAGAGGGGTCATCCCTCCAAAGAGACCGCCACTCCACAATCTGTACCTCATCCTACCAGTCCTCTCTCTGTGTGCCAAGTCCACCTCAATtaccctttcctttaaccacccTAAAGGGGGCCAAAGCCTCCCCTGCTTCATAGATGTGTGACCTGATCCAGTCTCCACACTGCAGTCCACTGGCCAATCTGGGCATCGCAGGAAATAATTCATCCAGAGCTGTACAAAAACTCTATGGTAGtgatagtgctgggacaaatattaaaatattcaaactaactgcttgaaatgtattcattaatatAACAGGATTTATAAATGAATGTATAAACCAATACATCAATGAAGTCTGAAACAAATAACACAGGATATACTGTTCACAAGAGTGTTCAGCCTCACCCCTTCACACAGGTTGAGGTGAATCATTATTTCCCATGATGCTCGTATTCTTAATTGGCCTGTCCATTCATGCACTCCCTCCCTCTCAGCTCCTGTACAAACTCTACTGACTTCCATCCCTTTCAGATCCATTCATGCACTCCCTCCCTCTCAGCTC encodes the following:
- the capn3a gene encoding calpain-3 isoform X11, producing MLSLSTKQTMHDNKQHMPKDFFLFNSSKARCKSYINLREVTQRFRLCPGEYVIIPSTYEPHQEGEFLLRVFSEKRSTSEEIENKIEADHPVLPKKKQKPIVFVSDRAKANKELNTDDYMQEEETKTMGKKKPAPASAGEESEEDKQFRTIFKQIAGDDMQITAHELKNVLNRVVSKHKDLKTDGFRLESCRSMIALMDTDGTGRLNLQEFHHLWNKIKQWQGTFKHYDADQSGTISSYEMRNAVNDAGFRLNNQLYDIITMRYADEKMNIDFDSFICCLVRLEGMFRAFQAFDKDGDGVIKLSVLEWLQLTMYA